In Scylla paramamosain isolate STU-SP2022 chromosome 1, ASM3559412v1, whole genome shotgun sequence, one DNA window encodes the following:
- the LOC135114038 gene encoding uncharacterized protein LOC135114038 has translation MAGLRARKKLHMIAAFLLVTFLYLKKGKQLRNYELFLPHQEPKEVWNVLADFSNIAQMNTRIDHWELLDLTESPDSWSYHLVTYEGMVGQWLFGLNENRGEMLVEPVSPPDHYYIQESYLTTSLRGLLLIKNHGITNIRRSQQEGQPGTLVVLDTASDCPLLFHYVCVIETDLNRRVFLANLRKWFDKK, from the exons ATGGCAGGATTAAGAGCACGCAAGAAGCTGCACATGATAGCAGCGTTCTTACTCGTGACATTTCTGTATCTTAAGAAAGGGAAGCAACTCAGGAACTATGAACTTTTTCTCCCACACCAAGAACCCAAAGAGGTGTGGAATGTACTGGCTGATTTTAGCAACATAGCGCAAATGAATACCAGAAT AGACCATTGGGAGTTACTGGACCTGACAGAATCACCGGACAGCTGGAGCTACCATTTGGTCACCTACGAGGGCATGGTGGGCCAGTGGCTGTTCGGGCTGAATGAGAACCGTGGTGAGATGCTAGTGGAGCCTGTCTCGCCCCCCGACCACTACTACATACAGGAATCCTACCTCACTACAAGCCTCCGCGGTCTGCTGCTCA tCAAGAACCATGGCATCACAAACATACGACGCAGCCAGCAGGAGGGCCAGCCCGGTACGCTAGTGGTCCTGGACACAGCCAGCGACTGCCCACTGTTGTTTCACTACGTCTGTGTCATCGAGACTGATCTCAACAGACGTGTTTTCTTAGCAAACCTTCGTAAGTGGTTTGATAAGAAGTAA